The genomic stretch TGACGGGACAGGCGAGCACGACGCTCAGCTTCTGGCTGGTGGTGCTTGCCTATGTGGTTCTCGGCCTCACCGAGGTGGACAAGCTCCGCCAAAGGATCGCGGACCTCAACAAGCCGGAATTCGCCTCCGCCGCGATCCGCATCGCCGATGCGACGGCCAAGAAATTCGGTCGCTACATGCTGGTGCGCACCCAGATGAGCGCGATGACCGGCGTGCTGTTCTGGAGTTCGGCTACGCTGACGGGTCTTGATTTTCCGGTCGAGTGGGGCGTGATCGCCTTCGCGCTCAACTACATTCCCTTCATCGGCTCGGTGATCGCCACCGTCTTTCCCTCGCTTTACGGCGTCATCCAGTTCGAGCACTGGGAAACGGCGCTGGCGCTGTTCGTCTGCCTCAACCTGATCCAGTTCATCATCGGCAATTACGTGGAGCCGATGGTGTCGGGTTCAACGCTGTCGATCTCGCCCTTCGTCGTGGTGTTCTCGATCTTCTTCTGGACCTTCATGTGGGGCCTGTTCGGCACATTTCTCGGCGTGCCGATCACGATCGCGCTTCTGACGGTGTGCGAGAACATTCCCTCGCTCAAATGGGTGGCCGATATCCTCGGCGGAGGGCCGAGACGCCGTGCCGCGGCCACCGCGAAGACCTGATCACCACATGCTCTTGGCGGCGCGCTCCGGCCATTCCCGGTCATAGGCCTCAGCGTCGAAGGCCATCTCGCTTGCATCCTTCGTCATCTCGCCGGCGCTCGGCAGGGACTTGGGATCGACGAGACGCTCGGAACTCCACAATGCCGAACGGATCAGCGCGCGGGCGCACTGGAAATAGACTTCGGCGATCGTCACCACGATTACGCTGCGGGGATGCCTGCCTTCCGTTTCAAAGCTTTCGAGAAGCGCCGGTTCGACGGCGACCACCGCCCGACCGTTGATCCGCAGCGTGTTGTTTGAGCCGGGCACCATGAACAGCAGGGCAACGCGCGGATCGCGCACGATATTGGCAAGCGAGTCGGTCCGGTTGTTGCCGCGCCAGTCAGGCAAAAGCACCGTCTTCTCATCCGCGATGCGGACCACCGCGCCATCATCGCCGCGCGGCGAGCAATCGAGTCCTTCCGGTCCCGCCGTCGCCAGCGCCAGGAAGGGCGATGCTTCGATCCAGCGCCTGTAGGCCAGCGTCAGCGCCGGCGCCACCTTGGCGCGTGCAGCCTGCCCGGGTTCTCCGTAGAGCGCCCGCAATTCCGCAACGGTCGTAACGGTCTTCATGTCGTCCTCTTTCGTCTGGCGCATCGTGCCTTGTGCGTCCGAATGGGCGCACAGCGCTCTAGCTGTGGAGCCTCAAGAGGTTGTCTCGGTTCATGCCGAGTCGACTGATCGGTGTTTTTGACTTTATGCCGCCATGCGGACGGTGCCAATTGTACATGTGGTTCCAGTTCGGCAGATGCCGTTTTCGGTGCTCTGAGGATGGATAGGCGCGCGCATAGGCCCATTCGCGCAATGCTGTCTGGATGAAGCGCTCGGCCTTGCCGTTTGTCTTTGGCGTGTAAGGTTTGGTACGAATATGTTTCAGATGGAGCGCCTTGCAGGCTTTCGCGAAATCCCCGGCAATGTAGCACGAGCCATTGTCGGTCATGACCCGCTTCACCGTGATGCCGAGGCTTTGATAATAGGCGACTGCCGCCTTGAGAAATGCGACGGCGCTTTCAGCCTTCTCGTTGGGCAAGATGTCAGTGAATGCGATCCGGGATGCATCGTCGATACACACATGCACATATTCCCAGCCGATGCCGCGTGAATTGCTCTGGCCGGTCCTGTCGCCTGTGATGCGGTGGCCGACGCGATTAAAGCGGCCAAGGCGCTTGATGTCGAGATGGATCAGGCCGCCCGGCTCGTCATATTCGTAACGCACGACCGGTTCGGCTGGAGCAATGTCCTTCATCCGGGACAAACCGACCCGCTTGAGAACGCGGCTGACGGTGGCCGGTGACACGCCTGTCTCCATGGCGATGTGCCTGCCGGTCAGGCGCTGACGACGAAGGGCGGCAATGCGCTCGCACAAGATGGCATCGGTCTGCCGGGGACTGCTTCTGGGCCGCGACGACCGGTCAGCCATTGCAGCGCGTCCACCCTTTCTGAAGCGCTCGACCCAACGAGACACGATCTTGTGGGAAACGGCATAGACTAAAGCCGCCTGCGCTTTCGTGAGCGCGCCAGACAGAACGGCAACAGCCATCTCCTCTCGACGCAGCGGGGTCAGTCGGGCATTCTTGTGAATGTTCATTCGGAGCCTCCGGTGAGTGCTGAAGCGTGGTAACTCCAGTCTCCTCGGTACGCTCCGAATGGACAACCTCCTGAAAGCCCACATCTAGCGCGGCCTTTCCGCCCTGTCGCGGGTCATGCCCTTTTTCGCAAGTTCCGCCTCGTAGTCGGCAAACATCCGCGCGCCGTCCTCGCCGAGTTCCCTCAGATAGGTCCAGGTATAGATGCCGCTGTCATGCATGTCGTCGAAGCCGATGCGGATGGCGTAATTGCCGGCGGGCGCGACCGTCATGATCTCCACATTGCGCTTGCCGGGCACCGTCACCGCCTGTCCGGGGCCGTGCCCCTTGACCTCGGCCGAGGGCGAGAGCACGCGCAGCATTTCGGCGGCAAGCGCAAAACGCGCGCCGTCCTCGAAGGAGACCGTCAGCGTCTTGCGGTCCCGCGAGACGCGGATTTCGGTGGGGGTCGCGGTCATGGTCCATCCCGGCGGTTCGACAAAATCACGCGGCTGTGTTTCGCACTTCACTTGACGCTTGCCAAGGCCCGTTCCATGTTCCGGGCAAGGAGAAGTTCCGGTGAACCAGCATATCGTACACAAACAGCCCGTCGCGGACCGGCCGAGGCCGATGGTCGACCCCTTCGGTCGGCAGATCACATATTTGCGCGTTTCGGTGACGGATCGCTGCGATTTCCGCTGCACCTATTGCATGGCCGAAAACATGACGTTTCTGCCCAAGCGCGATCTTCTGACGCTGGAGGAGCTGGAACGGCTCTGCAACGCCTTCATCGACAAGGGCGTCAGGAAACTGCGGCTGACCGGCGGCGAGCCGCTGATGCGCAAGAATGTGATGCAGCTGATCCGCAATCTTGGACAGCGCATCGACGAGGGCGCGCTTGACGAGCTGACGCTGACGACCAACGGATCGCAGCTTTCGCGCTTTGCGGACGAGCTTCATGCCGCCGGCGTGCGGCGCATCAACGTCTCCCTCGACACGCTCGACCCGCAGAAGTTTCGCGCGATTACCCGCTGGGGCGATTTCGACAAGGTGATGGCCGGGCTTGAGGCGGCCCGCAAGGCGGGGTTGAAGGTCAAGCTCAACGCCGTCGCCCTTGCGGGCTTCAACGAGGACGAAATTCCGGAGCTCCTGCGGTATGCCCATGCAGAGGGCATGGACCTGACGCTGATCGAGGCCATGCCGCTCGGCGAGGTCGACACCGACCGCTCCGCCCAGTATCTGCCGCTGAGCAAGGTCCGTCGCGACCTTCAGGAAAGGTTCACCCTCACCGATATTCCTCTGACCACCGGCGGCCCGGCCCGTTTCGTCACCGTTGCCGAGACCGGCGGCAAGCTCGGATTCA from Martelella sp. AD-3 encodes the following:
- a CDS encoding pyridoxamine 5'-phosphate oxidase family protein, whose product is MKTVTTVAELRALYGEPGQAARAKVAPALTLAYRRWIEASPFLALATAGPEGLDCSPRGDDGAVVRIADEKTVLLPDWRGNNRTDSLANIVRDPRVALLFMVPGSNNTLRINGRAVVAVEPALLESFETEGRHPRSVIVVTIAEVYFQCARALIRSALWSSERLVDPKSLPSAGEMTKDASEMAFDAEAYDREWPERAAKSMW
- the moaA gene encoding GTP 3',8-cyclase MoaA, yielding MVDPFGRQITYLRVSVTDRCDFRCTYCMAENMTFLPKRDLLTLEELERLCNAFIDKGVRKLRLTGGEPLMRKNVMQLIRNLGQRIDEGALDELTLTTNGSQLSRFADELHAAGVRRINVSLDTLDPQKFRAITRWGDFDKVMAGLEAARKAGLKVKLNAVALAGFNEDEIPELLRYAHAEGMDLTLIEAMPLGEVDTDRSAQYLPLSKVRRDLQERFTLTDIPLTTGGPARFVTVAETGGKLGFITPLSHNFCAACNRVRLTCTGMLYLCLGHDDNADFRKVLRDNPDDDAVLHRAIDAAIARKPEAHDFELDETHSRVAVARHMSMTGG
- a CDS encoding IS481 family transposase, with the translated sequence MNIHKNARLTPLRREEMAVAVLSGALTKAQAALVYAVSHKIVSRWVERFRKGGRAAMADRSSRPRSSPRQTDAILCERIAALRRQRLTGRHIAMETGVSPATVSRVLKRVGLSRMKDIAPAEPVVRYEYDEPGGLIHLDIKRLGRFNRVGHRITGDRTGQSNSRGIGWEYVHVCIDDASRIAFTDILPNEKAESAVAFLKAAVAYYQSLGITVKRVMTDNGSCYIAGDFAKACKALHLKHIRTKPYTPKTNGKAERFIQTALREWAYARAYPSSEHRKRHLPNWNHMYNWHRPHGGIKSKTPISRLGMNRDNLLRLHS
- a CDS encoding AI-2E family transporter; translated protein: MSETGPTGSRRGVTVVTSLIFVILLLIAIRWAGGFLKPVALALFIIAVTWPIKNALQKVMPPLLALAITVVSTIVVFVIFATLVIWGFSRMATSFVDAAWQLQVAYQDAVAWLGEKGFSVASSLNDIFNVGLIARTVRQVTGQASTTLSFWLVVLAYVVLGLTEVDKLRQRIADLNKPEFASAAIRIADATAKKFGRYMLVRTQMSAMTGVLFWSSATLTGLDFPVEWGVIAFALNYIPFIGSVIATVFPSLYGVIQFEHWETALALFVCLNLIQFIIGNYVEPMVSGSTLSISPFVVVFSIFFWTFMWGLFGTFLGVPITIALLTVCENIPSLKWVADILGGGPRRRAAATAKT
- a CDS encoding gamma-butyrobetaine hydroxylase-like domain-containing protein codes for the protein MTATPTEIRVSRDRKTLTVSFEDGARFALAAEMLRVLSPSAEVKGHGPGQAVTVPGKRNVEIMTVAPAGNYAIRIGFDDMHDSGIYTWTYLRELGEDGARMFADYEAELAKKGMTRDRAERPR